A DNA window from Malus domestica chromosome 12, GDT2T_hap1 contains the following coding sequences:
- the LOC114820077 gene encoding disease resistance protein RUN1-like isoform X1 gives MKINIAKKPSICLKKLKAMDNWLSLGKLLIMVLVLLSYHYAHRNSGLVFDVLIFLLCSLGLVFRQMNISVPDKTSSSPSSLSSSSTSSPSISSSSSSSASPSLSSFSKGSLYEVFISFRGEDTRKNFTGHLHEALTKAGINAFIDDELRRGEDITTELVQAIQGSRISIIVFSRRYSDSSWCLEELVKIMECRRMLGQLVLPIFYDVDPSHVRKQTSSFAQSFLKHTDEKKVERWRAALTEASNLPGWDLRNTFDGHEAKFIRMITNDVTTKLNNKYFDVAPYQVGIDTRVLDISNYLGIGDSDDVRVIGISGMGGIGKTTIAKAIYNEFYERFEGKSFLEKVREKKLEKLQKQLLFDILQTKTKVSSVAAGTALVRERFRRLKVLVIVDDVDDVKQLRELVGNCHFFGPGSRIIITTKNESVLKEFAIQKIYRAKVMDREEALELLSWHAFRSSSCPSQYLALEREVVNYCGGLSLALEVLGSTLFKRSVDEWRSILDELKIIPRGEIQAQLKISYNELNDNYKRRIFLDIACFFIGMDKNDVIQILDGCGFYATTGIKVLLDRCLVTINRENKIMMHDLLRYMGRDIVHAENPDFPRERSRLWRPEDVNDVLIDKFGTEKIEGLALNLPSLENTSFSTKAFKNMKRLRLLQLNYVRLTG, from the exons atgaaaatcaatatCGCCAAAAAACCTTCAATTTGCCTAAAGAAATTGAAGGCAATGGATAACTGGTTGAGCTTAGGGAAGCTGTTAATTATGGTGCTGGTGTTACTGTCCTACCACTATGCACATCGCAATTCCGGTCTTGTTTTTGATGTCCTCATCTTCCTCCTCTGCTCCCTCGGCCTCGTCTTTCGCCAAATGAATATCTCCGTCCCCGATAAAACCTCGTCCTCGCCCTCATCCTTATCgtcctcctccacctcctcacCCTCAATCTCATCCTCATCGTCCTCCTCCGCCTCCCCGTCCTTGTCCTCCTTCTCAAAAGGTTCGCTCTACGAAGTGTTCATAAGCTTCAGAGGTGAAGACACACGTAAAAACTTCACGGGCCACCTCCACGAAGCATTGACAAAGGCCGGAATCAACGCCTTTATTGACGACGAACTAAGAAGAGGAGAAGATATAACTACCGAACTTGTGCAGGCAATCCAGGGTTCTAGGATCTCTATCATCGTCTTCTCAAGACGGTACTCGGACTCCAGCTGGTGTCTCGAGGAGCTGGTAAAGATCATGGAGTGTAGAAGAATGCTAGGGCAATTAGTTTTGCCGATATTCTATGACGTTGATCCTTCGCATGTCAGGAAACAGACTAGTAGTTTTGCACAATCGTTTCTGAAACATACAGATGAAAAAAAGGTAGAGAGGTGGAGAGCTGCTCTTACTGAAGCTTCGAATTTGCCTGGCTGGGATCTCAGAAACACTTTCGACGG GCATGAAGCAAAGTTTATCAGGATGATTACCAATGACGTCACTACTAAGTTGAACAACAAATACTTCGACGTAGCGCCCTATCAAGTCGGAATAGATACTCGAGTGCTAGATATTAGTAATTATTTAGGCATCGGAGATTCAGATGATGTTCGTGTGATTGGAATTTCGGGCATGGGTGGAATAGGTAAAACAACGATTGCTAAAGCCATTTATAACGAATTTTATGAAAGATTTGAAGGTAAAAGTTTCCTTGAAAAAGTGAGGGAAAAGAAGCTagaaaaattgcaaaaacaaCTTCTTTTTGATATCTTGCAAACCAAGACAAAGGTAAGCAGTGTTGCTGCAGGGACCGCCTTGGTAAGGGAAAGATTTCGACGCTTAAAGGTACTTGTCATAGTTGATGATGTAGACGATGTGAAGCAATTACGTGAATTAGTTGGAAATTGCCACTTTTTTGGCCCGGGGAGCAGAATCatcatcacaactaaaaatgaAAGTGTGCTAAAAGAATTTGCAATTCAAAAGATATATCGGGCGAAAGTAATGGACCGAGAAGAAGCTCTTGAGCTCCTAAGTTGGCATGCTTTCAGAAGTAGTAGTTGTCCTAGTCAATATCTTGCACTCGAAAGAGAAGTTGTTAATTACTGTGGAGGATTGTCGCTggctcttgaagttttaggATCTACTCTTTTCAAACGAAGCGTAGATGAATGGAGAagtatattggatgaattgaaaatAATTCCTCGTGGAGAAATTCAGGCACAACTGAAAATAAGCTACAACGAGCTAAATGATAATTACAAGAGGCGAATATTCCTCGATATAGCTTGTTTTTTTATCGGAATGGACAAGAACGATGTCATACAAATCTTGGATGGTTGTGGCTTTTATGCAACAACAGGAATCAAGGTCCTCCTTGACCGGTGCCTTGTAACTATTAATAGAGAAAACAAGATTATGATGCATGATTTGCTTCGGTATATGGGCAGAGATATCGTGCATGCAGAAAATCCCGATTTCCCTAGAGAACGGAGTAGATTGTGGCGTCCTGAAGATGTAAATGATGTATTGATAGACAAATTT GGAACTGAAAAAATTGAAGGTCTGGCTTTGAATTTGCCGAGTCTTGAAAACACTAGTTTCAGTACCAAGGCGTTTAAAAATATGAAGAGACTGAGATTGCTCCAACTAAACTACGTACGACTCACTGGGTGA
- the LOC114820077 gene encoding disease resistance protein RUN1-like isoform X2 yields the protein MKINIAKKPSICLKKLKAMDNWLSLGKLLIMVLVLLSYHYAHRNSGLVFDVLIFLLCSLGLVFRQMNISVPDKTSSSPSSLSSSSTSSPSISSSSSSSASPSLSSFSKGSLYEVFISFRGEDTRKNFTGHLHEALTKAGINAFIDDELRRGEDITTELVQAIQGSRISIIVFSRRYSDSSWCLEELVKIMECRRMLGQLVLPIFYDVDPSHVRKQTSSFAQSFLKHTDEKKVERWRAALTEASNLPGWDLRNTFDGHEAKFIRMITNDVTTKLNNKYFDVAPYQVGIDTRVLDISNYLGIGDSDDVRVIGISGMGGIGKTTIAKAIYNEFYERFEGKSFLEKVREKKLEKLQKQLLFDILQTKTKVSSVAAGTALVRERFRRLKVLVIVDDVDDVKQLRELVGNCHFFGPGSRIIITTKNESVLKEFAIQKIYRAKVMDREEALELLSWHAFRSSSCPSQYLALEREVVNYCGGLSLALEVLGSTLFKRSVDEWRSILDELKIIPRGEIQAQLKISYNELNDNYKRRIFLDIACFFIGMDKNDVIQILDGCGFYATTGIKVLLDRCLVTINRENKIMMHDLLRYMGRDIVHAENPDFPRERSRLWRPEDVNDVLIDKFVSTFPINFMLNV from the exons atgaaaatcaatatCGCCAAAAAACCTTCAATTTGCCTAAAGAAATTGAAGGCAATGGATAACTGGTTGAGCTTAGGGAAGCTGTTAATTATGGTGCTGGTGTTACTGTCCTACCACTATGCACATCGCAATTCCGGTCTTGTTTTTGATGTCCTCATCTTCCTCCTCTGCTCCCTCGGCCTCGTCTTTCGCCAAATGAATATCTCCGTCCCCGATAAAACCTCGTCCTCGCCCTCATCCTTATCgtcctcctccacctcctcacCCTCAATCTCATCCTCATCGTCCTCCTCCGCCTCCCCGTCCTTGTCCTCCTTCTCAAAAGGTTCGCTCTACGAAGTGTTCATAAGCTTCAGAGGTGAAGACACACGTAAAAACTTCACGGGCCACCTCCACGAAGCATTGACAAAGGCCGGAATCAACGCCTTTATTGACGACGAACTAAGAAGAGGAGAAGATATAACTACCGAACTTGTGCAGGCAATCCAGGGTTCTAGGATCTCTATCATCGTCTTCTCAAGACGGTACTCGGACTCCAGCTGGTGTCTCGAGGAGCTGGTAAAGATCATGGAGTGTAGAAGAATGCTAGGGCAATTAGTTTTGCCGATATTCTATGACGTTGATCCTTCGCATGTCAGGAAACAGACTAGTAGTTTTGCACAATCGTTTCTGAAACATACAGATGAAAAAAAGGTAGAGAGGTGGAGAGCTGCTCTTACTGAAGCTTCGAATTTGCCTGGCTGGGATCTCAGAAACACTTTCGACGG GCATGAAGCAAAGTTTATCAGGATGATTACCAATGACGTCACTACTAAGTTGAACAACAAATACTTCGACGTAGCGCCCTATCAAGTCGGAATAGATACTCGAGTGCTAGATATTAGTAATTATTTAGGCATCGGAGATTCAGATGATGTTCGTGTGATTGGAATTTCGGGCATGGGTGGAATAGGTAAAACAACGATTGCTAAAGCCATTTATAACGAATTTTATGAAAGATTTGAAGGTAAAAGTTTCCTTGAAAAAGTGAGGGAAAAGAAGCTagaaaaattgcaaaaacaaCTTCTTTTTGATATCTTGCAAACCAAGACAAAGGTAAGCAGTGTTGCTGCAGGGACCGCCTTGGTAAGGGAAAGATTTCGACGCTTAAAGGTACTTGTCATAGTTGATGATGTAGACGATGTGAAGCAATTACGTGAATTAGTTGGAAATTGCCACTTTTTTGGCCCGGGGAGCAGAATCatcatcacaactaaaaatgaAAGTGTGCTAAAAGAATTTGCAATTCAAAAGATATATCGGGCGAAAGTAATGGACCGAGAAGAAGCTCTTGAGCTCCTAAGTTGGCATGCTTTCAGAAGTAGTAGTTGTCCTAGTCAATATCTTGCACTCGAAAGAGAAGTTGTTAATTACTGTGGAGGATTGTCGCTggctcttgaagttttaggATCTACTCTTTTCAAACGAAGCGTAGATGAATGGAGAagtatattggatgaattgaaaatAATTCCTCGTGGAGAAATTCAGGCACAACTGAAAATAAGCTACAACGAGCTAAATGATAATTACAAGAGGCGAATATTCCTCGATATAGCTTGTTTTTTTATCGGAATGGACAAGAACGATGTCATACAAATCTTGGATGGTTGTGGCTTTTATGCAACAACAGGAATCAAGGTCCTCCTTGACCGGTGCCTTGTAACTATTAATAGAGAAAACAAGATTATGATGCATGATTTGCTTCGGTATATGGGCAGAGATATCGTGCATGCAGAAAATCCCGATTTCCCTAGAGAACGGAGTAGATTGTGGCGTCCTGAAGATGTAAATGATGTATTGATAGACAAATTTGTAAGTACTTTCCCAATCAACTTTATGTTAAACGTGTAA